One Neoarius graeffei isolate fNeoGra1 chromosome 19, fNeoGra1.pri, whole genome shotgun sequence genomic region harbors:
- the rbm12ba gene encoding RNA binding motif protein 12Ba, whose amino-acid sequence MAVVLRLQGLTVEAGSEDIRKFFHGLPIPEGGVHITGGKLGEAFIIFNTERAGQLAMLHSGDDLRGSPVTLHKSSMAEFKHKLELKLRKRKCAPADREPLSQTAATRKLCTALQSLVAAVQELRSNSQMNQAQSPPVSIVPQLTDKDAIEERPVADKTPPVNNRVKPTKQNLEGQRGGGREVNSCKPGYLRIYGLPNTITKKEVCRFLEGLKVVDVITDTLQGPDGCCLVKMASFKEAEEGLKYSHSSEKDSHVEVRLAHERMWENAMEHHENSLYSTFSEQDRVPPDMHLHRNSPVKRPCSFSESPKRRRSNSPSFDTEYCVMVKNLPKTITKTELRNLFSCPDVPNSKILHLLDKWKERTSTAFILFTQAEEYTLAMNMNGSVIGSQIIDVSSITKEKMKDLMYQNRCGESERSQTCSVQARPVLPCIYARNFPAAVRKAEVKDFFRMYDINEEDITLLEDENGERIGEAVIQFGCEERARKARSLHGERFREDQILLTCISTQQMKNILHKTR is encoded by the coding sequence ATGGCCGTAGTCCTGCGTTTGCAGGGTCTGACTGTTGAAGCAGGCTCTGAAGATATTCGCAAGTTCTTTCATGGCTTACCCATCCCCGAAGGAGGTGTCCATATAACCGGAGGCAAGCTAGGAGAAGCTTTTATCATATTCAATACGGAACGAGCTGGACAGTTGGCCATGCTGCATTCCGGCGATGATCTCAGAGGGTCACCTGTTACCCTTCATAAAAGCAGCATGGCTGAGTTTAAGCACAAACTGgagttaaaattgaggaagaggaAATGTGCCCCAGCAGACCGTGAACCTTTGTCTCAGACAGCAGccacaagaaagctgtgcactgcgctACAGAGTTTGGTGGCTGCCGTCCAAGAACTGCGGTCTAACAGTCAAATGAACCAAGCCCAGTCACCACCTGTTAGTATCGTACCTCAGTTAACGGATAAGGATGCAATCGAAGAGCGTCCAGTAGCGGACAAGACACCACCTGTTAATAATCGGGTAAAGCCAACGAAACAAAATTTGGAGGGGCAACGAGGTGGAGGAAGAGAAGTCAACTCCTGCAAACCAGGGTATCTTCGGATTTACGGCCTTCCGAATACAATCACCAAAAAGGAGGTCTGCCGGTTCCTTGAAGGACTCAAAGTGGTCGACGTGATAACAGATACTTTACAAGGACCAGACGGATGTTGTCTAGTGAAGATGGCTAGTTTTAAAGAGGCTGAGGAGGGCCTGAAGTACAGCCATAGTAGCGAGAAGGACAGCCATGTTGAGGTCAGACTGGCCCATGAAAGAATGTGGGAAAATGCCATGGAGCATCATGAAAATTCCTTATATTCCACGTTCTCAGAGCAGGACAGAGTCCCTCCAGATATGCATTTGCATAGGAATTCTCCGGTTAAGAGACCCTGCTCGTTTTCGGAATCGCCAAAACGGCGCCGCTCTAACTCTCCGTCTTTTGATACCGAGTATTGCGTCATGGTAAAGAACCTTCCTAAAACTATTACCAAGACTGAGTTAAGGAACCTGTTCTCATGTCCTGACGTGCCGAACAGCAAAATCCTGCATCTCCTGGACAAGTGGAAGGAACGAACATCTACTGCCTTTATATTGTTTACACAGGCAGAGGAATATACCTTAGCCATGAACATGAACGGCAGCGTCATCGGCTCACAAATCATTGACGTCTCATCCATTACCAAGGAAAAAATGAAGGACCTCATGTATCAGAACAGATGTGGCGAATCGGAAAGGTCACAGACTTGCAGCGTGCAAGCTCGGCCTGTTCTACCTTGCATCTACGCGCGCAATTTCCCTGCTGCCGTGAGGAAGGCAGAAGTGAAGGACTTTTTCAGGATGTATGACATCAATGAAGAGGACATCACGTTGCTTGAGGATGAAAACGGTGAGAGGATCGGTGAGGCTGTCATTCAGTTTGGATGTGAAGAACGTGCCAGAAAGGCTCGCAGTCTACATGGAGAACGCTTCAGGGAAGATCAAATTCTGCTTACCTGCATTTCAACACAACAAATGAAGAATATCTTGCACAAAACTCGATGA